A stretch of Hoplias malabaricus isolate fHopMal1 chromosome 10, fHopMal1.hap1, whole genome shotgun sequence DNA encodes these proteins:
- the sbk3 gene encoding uncharacterized serine/threonine-protein kinase SBK3 isoform X1, translated as MTESMQELDELCYLTSQSMTSLVTSEHFKVLKKLGEGSYGKVMLAVHKKRGTPMALKFFPRHSTTLLSFLREYNLSLSFCTHPSLTRALGIFFSTPSHYIFAQQAALYGDLYDVIVSEVGVTEEQAQSVMSQLSGAVSHLHSLGFVHRDIKPENVFLYDRRCRWVKLGDFGLVRARGTQVRPVWYNSPFCVPEVEHAKEERKESNGDEEEEEEETWMLVEPSLDTWALGVLVYCLLTGCFPWEESTSDDSGFRSYRNWFNYMKNKEEREAGLNGWSHGNQEDRRANEEEAEVPVPSQFESLSSLALTLLRKLLNPSPCHRAGPDEILSYLGGAWLLETEKEEKRKEKKAQEEARKIREGGGGVEEDREREGKRER; from the exons GAGAGCATGCAGGAGCTGGACGAGCTGTGCTATCTAACCTCTCAGTCCATGACATCACTGGTGACCTCAGAGCACTTCAAAGTGCTGAAGAAACTCGGAGAGGGATCATACGGCAAGGTCATGCTGGCTGTGCACAAAAAGAGAG GCACCCCTATGGCTCTGAAGTTTTTCCCTCGTCACTCCACCactcttctctctttccttcgTGAATACAACCTCTCGCTGTCATtctgcactcatccctctctaaCACGAGCTTTGGGAATCTTCTTCTCCACGCCTTCACACTACATCTTCGCCCAGCAGGCAGCACTCTACGGAGATCTGTATGATGtcattgtgtctgag GTGGGGGTGACTGAAGAACAAGCTCAGAGTGTTATGTCCCAGTTAAGTGGTGCCGTGTCCCACCTTCACTCCCTAGGCTTTGTGCACCGGGACATTAAGCCTGAAAATGTTTTCCTGTACGACCGCCGCTGCCGCTGGGTTAAACTTGGTGATTTTGGTTTGGTTCGAGCCCGTGGGACTCAGGTGCGTCCCGTCTGGTACAACTCACCATTCTGCGTCCCGGAAGTAGAGCATGCcaaagaggagaggaaagaaagCAATGGagatgaggaggaagaggag GAGGAGACGTGGATGTTAGTGGAGCCCAGTTTGGATACCTGGGCGCTGGGGGTCCTGGTGTACTGTCTGTTGACTGGTTGCTTCCCTTGGGAGGAGAGCACCTCAGACGACTCTGGCTTCCGCAGCTACAGAAACTGGTTCAACTATATGAAGAACAAGGAGGAGAGGGAGGCGGGACTAAACGGCTGGAGCCATGGCAACCAAGAGGACAGGAGAGCCAATGAGGAGGAGGCAGAAGTGCCTGTACCTTCACAGTTTGAATCTTTAAGTTCACTGGCCCTCACTCTGCTCAGAAAACTCCTTAACCCTTCCCCCTGCCATAGGGCGGGGCCAGATGAGATCCTGTCCTACCTGGGTGGAGCTTGGCTCCtggaaacagagaaagaggagaaacgGAAGGAAAAGAAGGCGCAAGAGGAGGCCAGAAAGATtcgagagggagggggaggagttgaggaggacagagagagggagggaaaaagggagagatag
- the sbk3 gene encoding uncharacterized serine/threonine-protein kinase SBK3 isoform X2 produces the protein MQELDELCYLTSQSMTSLVTSEHFKVLKKLGEGSYGKVMLAVHKKRGTPMALKFFPRHSTTLLSFLREYNLSLSFCTHPSLTRALGIFFSTPSHYIFAQQAALYGDLYDVIVSEVGVTEEQAQSVMSQLSGAVSHLHSLGFVHRDIKPENVFLYDRRCRWVKLGDFGLVRARGTQVRPVWYNSPFCVPEVEHAKEERKESNGDEEEEEEETWMLVEPSLDTWALGVLVYCLLTGCFPWEESTSDDSGFRSYRNWFNYMKNKEEREAGLNGWSHGNQEDRRANEEEAEVPVPSQFESLSSLALTLLRKLLNPSPCHRAGPDEILSYLGGAWLLETEKEEKRKEKKAQEEARKIREGGGGVEEDREREGKRER, from the exons ATGCAGGAGCTGGACGAGCTGTGCTATCTAACCTCTCAGTCCATGACATCACTGGTGACCTCAGAGCACTTCAAAGTGCTGAAGAAACTCGGAGAGGGATCATACGGCAAGGTCATGCTGGCTGTGCACAAAAAGAGAG GCACCCCTATGGCTCTGAAGTTTTTCCCTCGTCACTCCACCactcttctctctttccttcgTGAATACAACCTCTCGCTGTCATtctgcactcatccctctctaaCACGAGCTTTGGGAATCTTCTTCTCCACGCCTTCACACTACATCTTCGCCCAGCAGGCAGCACTCTACGGAGATCTGTATGATGtcattgtgtctgag GTGGGGGTGACTGAAGAACAAGCTCAGAGTGTTATGTCCCAGTTAAGTGGTGCCGTGTCCCACCTTCACTCCCTAGGCTTTGTGCACCGGGACATTAAGCCTGAAAATGTTTTCCTGTACGACCGCCGCTGCCGCTGGGTTAAACTTGGTGATTTTGGTTTGGTTCGAGCCCGTGGGACTCAGGTGCGTCCCGTCTGGTACAACTCACCATTCTGCGTCCCGGAAGTAGAGCATGCcaaagaggagaggaaagaaagCAATGGagatgaggaggaagaggag GAGGAGACGTGGATGTTAGTGGAGCCCAGTTTGGATACCTGGGCGCTGGGGGTCCTGGTGTACTGTCTGTTGACTGGTTGCTTCCCTTGGGAGGAGAGCACCTCAGACGACTCTGGCTTCCGCAGCTACAGAAACTGGTTCAACTATATGAAGAACAAGGAGGAGAGGGAGGCGGGACTAAACGGCTGGAGCCATGGCAACCAAGAGGACAGGAGAGCCAATGAGGAGGAGGCAGAAGTGCCTGTACCTTCACAGTTTGAATCTTTAAGTTCACTGGCCCTCACTCTGCTCAGAAAACTCCTTAACCCTTCCCCCTGCCATAGGGCGGGGCCAGATGAGATCCTGTCCTACCTGGGTGGAGCTTGGCTCCtggaaacagagaaagaggagaaacgGAAGGAAAAGAAGGCGCAAGAGGAGGCCAGAAAGATtcgagagggagggggaggagttgaggaggacagagagagggagggaaaaagggagagatag